In bacterium, a single genomic region encodes these proteins:
- the rpsU gene encoding 30S ribosomal protein S21 has product MPEVYIDEGESFEKALKKFKKKCEKAGILSDLRKHRHFEKPSEKRKRKMNAAKRKLKKEARHR; this is encoded by the coding sequence GTGCCGGAAGTATATATCGATGAAGGCGAGTCCTTTGAAAAGGCCTTGAAAAAATTCAAGAAGAAATGCGAAAAGGCCGGAATCCTCTCCGATTTGCGCAAGCACCGTCATTTTGAGAAACCCAGCGAGAAGCGTAAGCGCAAGATGAACGCCGCCAAGAGGAAACTCAAGAAGGAGGCGCGTCACCGTTAG
- a CDS encoding Smr/MutS family protein — MLSQQTRDILEYDRLLALVAGYAVSQDGAAHVRALAPLDDPEAIGRHYDCLDEMRSITGEGHNFRPSAAPVLAGPLARLTKAGVILEGAEIVAVGRMLEAAGDERGYILRREDSLPRLSALAGALDSQEEIRREIERTFDENAEVVSNASPLLSKLRQDARHVRERIEKQLEQISGRLTEAGSTGDNFVTLRQERYVLAVRRDEMHSCPGIIQGESGSGATLFIEPEQVVYSNNRLREIELDIQREKLRILAALSARLCTCRPQLADNVRVLAELDSLYARAVFAREYGCTRPGLTRGGAFVLRRARHPLLLERHLKEADSPAAAAAAAEAVVPLDIELAAGERTLLVSGPNAGGKTVLLKTAGIVVLTAQSGIFPPLGEGSSLPVFAGVFAAIGDEQSLDRDLSTFSSHVLDLVTAIDSGNPDSLILLDEIGVGTDPAEGAALAASVLEHLTRRGCLTLSTTHFGELKLLYERIPGLVNGSLEFDPERMQPTFHFRKGLPGQSYGLAIARNMGMSPLVLERAATYLTGGAININEYLARLEAQQKKLEAATVEAESLQARLQIESEALRRERQESRERLVELARRERDFQKEMARREREHMLQARRSVEEVIARLESQWREGQAEQAARVARRSMEERIAELRAAAEADTGAGQSGLGEEGEPGGAFEAGDRVRVVGLGLEGEIAEGPDNTGRYTVIAGRAKMSLRADEMLRSSNRAARKRHTAGAGFSAPEPEADSAEPGRLDLRGLRVDEIDQELDRFLARARGAGLGSVVIVHGKGTGALRSRVNELLSRDRRVAAFRLGAWNEGGSGATVATFVAE, encoded by the coding sequence ATGCTCAGCCAACAGACCCGCGACATCCTTGAATATGACCGTCTCCTGGCCCTGGTGGCCGGCTACGCGGTGAGTCAGGACGGGGCGGCGCACGTGCGCGCCCTGGCTCCGCTGGACGACCCGGAGGCGATCGGGCGGCACTATGACTGCCTGGACGAGATGCGCTCGATCACGGGCGAGGGCCACAATTTCCGGCCCTCCGCGGCGCCGGTGCTGGCCGGGCCCCTGGCCCGGCTGACCAAGGCCGGGGTGATCCTGGAGGGGGCCGAGATCGTGGCGGTGGGACGGATGCTGGAGGCGGCCGGGGACGAGCGCGGCTACATCCTGCGGCGCGAGGACTCGCTGCCAAGGCTGAGCGCGCTGGCCGGGGCTCTGGACAGCCAGGAGGAGATACGGCGCGAGATCGAGCGCACGTTCGACGAGAACGCCGAGGTGGTGAGCAACGCCTCGCCGCTTCTGAGCAAGCTGCGCCAGGATGCCCGTCACGTACGCGAGCGGATCGAGAAGCAGCTCGAGCAGATCTCGGGCCGTCTGACCGAGGCCGGCTCCACGGGCGACAATTTCGTCACCCTGCGCCAGGAGCGCTATGTCCTGGCTGTCCGCCGCGATGAGATGCACTCCTGCCCGGGGATAATCCAGGGCGAGAGCGGCAGCGGGGCCACCCTGTTCATCGAGCCGGAGCAGGTGGTCTACTCGAACAACCGGCTGCGCGAGATCGAGCTGGACATCCAGCGCGAGAAACTGCGTATCCTGGCCGCCCTGAGCGCCCGTCTCTGCACCTGCCGTCCGCAACTGGCCGACAACGTGCGCGTGCTGGCCGAGCTGGACAGCCTCTACGCCCGGGCCGTGTTCGCCCGCGAGTACGGTTGCACGCGGCCGGGCCTGACCCGTGGCGGGGCTTTCGTGCTGCGGCGCGCGCGTCACCCGCTCCTGCTGGAGCGCCACCTGAAAGAGGCCGATTCCCCGGCCGCTGCCGCAGCCGCCGCCGAGGCGGTGGTGCCGCTGGACATCGAGCTGGCCGCGGGCGAGCGCACGTTGCTCGTGTCCGGTCCCAACGCCGGCGGCAAGACAGTCCTTCTGAAGACCGCCGGGATCGTGGTCCTGACCGCCCAGAGCGGGATTTTCCCTCCCCTGGGCGAGGGCAGCTCGCTGCCGGTGTTCGCCGGGGTGTTCGCCGCCATCGGGGATGAGCAGTCACTGGACCGCGACCTTTCGACTTTCTCCAGCCACGTGCTCGACCTGGTCACTGCCATCGACTCGGGCAACCCGGACAGCCTGATACTGCTGGATGAGATCGGCGTGGGCACCGACCCGGCCGAGGGCGCGGCCCTGGCCGCCAGCGTGCTGGAGCACCTGACCCGCCGCGGCTGCCTGACCCTGAGCACCACGCATTTCGGCGAGCTGAAGCTCCTGTACGAGCGAATCCCCGGGCTGGTCAACGGCTCGCTGGAGTTCGACCCGGAGCGGATGCAGCCCACGTTCCATTTCCGGAAAGGGCTGCCCGGCCAGAGCTACGGCCTGGCGATCGCCCGCAACATGGGGATGAGCCCCCTGGTGCTGGAGCGCGCCGCCACCTACCTGACCGGTGGGGCGATCAACATCAACGAGTACCTGGCCCGTCTGGAGGCCCAGCAGAAAAAGCTGGAGGCCGCCACGGTGGAGGCCGAGTCACTCCAGGCCCGGCTCCAGATCGAGAGTGAGGCCCTGCGGCGCGAGCGCCAGGAGTCGCGCGAGCGCCTGGTTGAGTTGGCCCGCCGGGAGAGGGACTTCCAGAAGGAGATGGCACGCCGCGAGCGCGAGCACATGCTGCAGGCGCGCCGCAGCGTGGAGGAGGTGATCGCCCGGCTGGAGAGCCAGTGGCGCGAGGGCCAGGCCGAACAGGCCGCCCGTGTCGCCCGGCGCAGCATGGAGGAGCGGATCGCCGAGCTGCGCGCCGCGGCCGAGGCCGACACCGGGGCCGGTCAGTCCGGCCTGGGGGAGGAGGGTGAGCCGGGAGGAGCGTTCGAGGCAGGGGACCGGGTGCGCGTGGTCGGGCTGGGCCTGGAGGGCGAGATAGCCGAGGGCCCGGACAACACGGGCCGCTACACGGTGATCGCCGGGCGGGCCAAAATGAGCCTGCGCGCCGATGAGATGCTGCGCTCATCCAACCGGGCCGCCCGCAAGCGTCACACCGCCGGGGCCGGCTTCAGCGCGCCGGAGCCCGAGGCCGACTCCGCCGAGCCGGGCCGGCTGGACCTGCGCGGCCTGCGGGTGGATGAGATCGACCAGGAGCTGGACCGTTTCCTGGCCCGGGCGCGCGGGGCTGGCCTGGGCAGCGTGGTGATCGTGCACGGCAAGGGCACCGGGGCGCTGCGCAGCCGGGTGAACGAGCTGCTTTCCCGTGACCGGCGCGTGGCGGCGTTCCGCCTGGGGGCCTGGAACGAGGGCGGCTCCGGGGCTACTGTGGCCACGTTCGTCGCTGAATGA
- the dnaG gene encoding DNA primase, whose product MSGFIPDEIIDQIRLQTDIAEVIGQFVELRHRGRNWLGLCPFHSERTPSFTVTPDKGFFKCFGCGKAGDVYSFLMEHQKLDFAQAVGFLAERLGITIPRGQFDQKEDEHRGRLIYANQFARDYFRGCLAEPAEGRAARDYLAQRGLSPEVVERNELGWAPREREALKKAALGHGIEEATLREAGLLTTPDEQGQSVDRFRGRVMFPIHDLGGRTIAFGGRILGPGEPKYLNSPETPLFRKGEILFGLDRARGPIRQEGWAVVVEGYMDRIALATYGYETAVAPLGTALTPEQAALLSRYAREVFLLYDPDTAGLKATFRGGDELLAAGLAVRVISLPGAEDPDEFLRAHGAAEFETLRRAAVDFLDRKIDILRQKMDLRQVAQREQAADKLLESVARCKDSMARTLYLRKCVEFIEVPEAVLQERLSRIESRARRVPQRTTAPVGEQAAAAAETPTGGVSGALDAERYVLAICILHPDYIPQTLEALGDPPFESSLYAQAFDTLSELQRSGVRNLIEALYQGLPSALYPLLAELAADATRYEPAPQVFGYCWRRIKVGRILKHLEESMQKLAVADDPELIREQALLHKEMKKLEREMSSHFAIQK is encoded by the coding sequence GTGAGCGGTTTCATACCGGATGAGATAATCGACCAGATACGCCTGCAGACCGACATTGCGGAGGTCATCGGCCAGTTCGTCGAGCTGCGCCACCGCGGGCGCAACTGGCTCGGCCTGTGCCCGTTCCACAGCGAGCGCACGCCCTCGTTCACGGTCACGCCGGACAAGGGCTTTTTCAAATGCTTCGGTTGCGGCAAGGCCGGGGATGTCTACTCGTTCCTGATGGAGCACCAGAAACTGGATTTCGCCCAGGCGGTGGGGTTCCTGGCCGAGCGGCTGGGAATAACCATCCCGCGGGGGCAGTTCGATCAGAAAGAGGACGAGCACCGCGGACGGCTGATCTACGCCAACCAGTTCGCGCGGGATTATTTCCGCGGCTGCCTGGCGGAGCCGGCCGAGGGCCGCGCGGCGCGCGACTACCTGGCCCAGCGCGGCCTGAGCCCGGAGGTCGTGGAAAGAAACGAGCTGGGTTGGGCCCCGCGCGAGCGGGAGGCCCTGAAAAAAGCCGCCCTGGGCCACGGTATCGAGGAGGCGACCCTGCGCGAGGCCGGGCTGCTCACCACCCCGGATGAGCAGGGCCAGAGCGTGGACCGTTTCCGCGGCCGGGTGATGTTCCCGATCCACGACCTCGGCGGGCGGACCATCGCTTTCGGCGGGCGCATCCTGGGGCCGGGCGAGCCGAAATACCTGAACAGCCCCGAGACCCCGCTGTTCCGCAAGGGCGAGATACTGTTCGGCCTGGACCGCGCCCGCGGGCCGATCCGTCAGGAGGGCTGGGCCGTGGTGGTGGAGGGCTACATGGACCGGATCGCCCTGGCCACGTACGGCTACGAGACTGCCGTGGCGCCGCTGGGCACCGCGCTCACTCCGGAGCAGGCCGCCCTGCTGTCGCGCTACGCGCGCGAGGTGTTCCTGCTGTACGACCCGGACACGGCTGGGCTGAAGGCCACGTTCCGCGGCGGGGATGAGCTGTTGGCGGCGGGCCTGGCCGTACGGGTGATCAGCCTGCCCGGGGCGGAGGACCCGGATGAGTTCCTGCGCGCCCACGGGGCGGCCGAGTTCGAGACCCTCCGGCGCGCGGCGGTGGATTTCCTGGACCGCAAGATCGATATCCTGCGTCAGAAGATGGACCTGCGCCAGGTGGCCCAGCGCGAGCAGGCCGCGGACAAGCTGCTCGAATCGGTGGCGCGCTGCAAGGACAGTATGGCCCGCACGCTCTACCTGCGCAAGTGCGTGGAGTTCATCGAGGTGCCGGAAGCCGTGCTGCAGGAGCGGCTCTCCCGCATCGAATCCCGCGCCCGGCGGGTCCCGCAGCGCACCACCGCGCCGGTCGGGGAGCAGGCCGCTGCGGCGGCAGAGACCCCCACCGGCGGAGTTTCGGGGGCCCTGGATGCCGAGCGCTATGTCCTGGCAATCTGCATCCTCCATCCCGACTACATCCCGCAGACCCTGGAGGCCCTGGGCGATCCGCCTTTCGAAAGCTCCCTGTACGCCCAGGCTTTCGACACCCTGTCCGAGCTGCAGCGCTCGGGAGTGCGTAACCTGATCGAGGCGCTCTACCAGGGCCTGCCATCCGCGCTCTATCCGCTGCTGGCCGAGCTGGCCGCGGACGCAACCCGCTACGAGCCGGCCCCCCAGGTGTTCGGCTACTGCTGGCGCAGGATAAAAGTGGGCCGTATACTTAAACATTTGGAAGAGAGTATGCAGAAACTGGCCGTTGCGGACGACCCGGAGCTGATCCGTGAGCAGGCCTTGCTTCACAAGGAAATGAAAAAACTCGAACGTGAAATGTCCAGTCATTTTGCTATCCAAAAGTAA